A stretch of the Agromyces larvae genome encodes the following:
- a CDS encoding DUF4232 domain-containing protein codes for MRAVRVVVPALVAVVAWFASGALSTLGMASGSPALLRVTRLVAPDTLPVGITAPEPWSILVGVAIAVAIGGLFALLALVFGADRAAPRIAGFAAAWAAAVVAGTIVGGLPLVFALAEALLHTAAAPLPTLDLAATGAYWGVVWGWLPALAAALLATVPVTRPLGTPGAVAPLAYPVVLAVSAGVAAIGLAGVAVASPIADAAWHARISDNAAAEAAEAAEREAGLETGTGNAPPPATPPADAVPIPEIAPGDWRIDPTWCTENQLAFAASRPDAATGHRGMRVTATNVSTAPCTVDGYPDLAFSDPVTNGFEVRVLHGSGMLGEPDAGAVAVELPPGGTAEVDVTWDAPAHSDRDPAGFLHIAAYPGAVRQFVPIDTDIVGGEVEVTAWRLPTEDPAAAG; via the coding sequence ATGCGAGCCGTCCGAGTCGTCGTCCCCGCCCTCGTCGCCGTCGTCGCGTGGTTCGCGAGCGGGGCGCTCAGTACGCTCGGGATGGCCTCCGGCTCGCCCGCGCTCCTGCGGGTCACGCGTCTCGTCGCGCCCGACACCCTGCCCGTCGGCATCACCGCGCCCGAGCCGTGGAGCATCCTCGTCGGCGTCGCGATCGCCGTCGCGATCGGCGGGCTCTTCGCGCTGCTCGCGCTCGTCTTCGGAGCAGACCGGGCCGCACCGCGCATCGCCGGCTTCGCGGCTGCATGGGCTGCGGCCGTCGTGGCGGGCACGATCGTCGGCGGCCTGCCGCTCGTATTCGCGCTGGCCGAGGCCCTGCTCCACACCGCGGCCGCACCTTTGCCCACGCTCGACCTCGCGGCGACCGGCGCATACTGGGGCGTCGTCTGGGGGTGGCTGCCGGCGCTCGCGGCTGCGCTGCTCGCGACGGTGCCGGTGACTCGCCCGCTCGGCACCCCCGGCGCGGTCGCGCCGCTCGCGTATCCCGTCGTCCTCGCTGTCAGCGCCGGGGTGGCCGCGATCGGGCTGGCCGGGGTCGCGGTCGCGTCGCCGATCGCGGATGCCGCGTGGCATGCGCGGATCTCCGACAATGCCGCCGCCGAAGCCGCCGAAGCCGCCGAGCGCGAAGCCGGGCTCGAGACCGGGACCGGAAACGCCCCGCCGCCGGCGACGCCGCCGGCCGACGCCGTGCCGATCCCCGAGATCGCACCCGGCGACTGGCGGATCGACCCGACCTGGTGCACCGAGAACCAGCTCGCGTTCGCGGCGTCGCGCCCCGACGCGGCGACCGGCCATCGCGGCATGCGGGTCACGGCGACGAACGTGTCGACCGCGCCGTGCACCGTCGACGGCTACCCCGACCTCGCGTTCAGCGACCCCGTCACGAACGGCTTCGAGGTGCGGGTGCTGCACGGGTCGGGCATGCTCGGCGAACCCGATGCGGGCGCCGTGGCCGTCGAGCTGCCCCCGGGCGGCACGGCCGAGGTCGACGTCACGTGGGACGCCCCCGCCCACAGCGACCGGGACCCCGCCGGATTCCTGCACATCGCCGCCTACCCCGGTGCGGTGCGCCAGTTCGTGCCGATCGACACCGACATCGTCGGCGGCGAGGTCGAGGTGACCGCGTGGCGGCTGCCGACGGAGGATCCGGCCGCAGCCGGCTGA